From the genome of Aspergillus oryzae RIB40 DNA, chromosome 4:
CAACCCCAACGCCGTTAAACATAGCAATCGATTGCGATAAGGGCCTTTTTTATTCTGATTGCAGAAGCAATTATGGCAATAATGGGTAGATGTCGCAACACCAACTGGTGTCGACTAAAGGGAACCGTGTAAAGGACCGAGGGGCTGTGGGATAATGAAGCAAAGGGAACAACTTGGGGGAAGGAGACGGCAGGACAACGAGCATAAGAGATGGGGACcggaaggggaggagaacAAACAAAGAGTGGTTCTAGACGCGCAAGACGAACAGAATACTATTGCTGCATGACTTACCTCAGTGGAATCAAACTGGGACGAGTGGAAGGGGGAGATGTTCAGTCGCTCTCACGCTGTTTCCTTAGGCGCGAACTGAGCGGTATAGGAGCAACTTAGGCAGTTAGTCGGTCCGTAGACGATCGAATCGCCTTTCCGTTGGCTGTCGCTTAGCGGCTAGGTGAGAAGCGGGGGTGTGGGAGAAGAGTCCCCGTATAGGTACTGAGACGCACGGCTCGGTTGTCGCCTACACAATGCGGTTCAAAAGGACTCTGTGCGATTGCAGTAGGACCAAGAAAAGGGCCGGTTGATATAGAAGAATGTTTAATGAGGAGGACGGACTGAAGGTCTGACGGGGGGGTGTGTTGTGGCTGAGGAGGGCGAGCTGCGCTCAGACGTGTGGTGGAGGAAAGCCGTGGGACTTGACTTAGTCCCATACATAGTACAACCAACTACGGTAAACTCCAGTAAAGGGGAAACACACTTCAGTAGGCATCAGTTAACTTGGCGTAGATATAGTTAAAACTTAGTATATACAATGGAATTTTTTCTAAACATTTAGAGATAATTTTGTAAATAAATGAAAGTCCTTCCCTCTTTGCTCATATTTACCCTGGTGTCCACGGCTATCGCACATCGGTTGTTATGTTATGACTGTTTCACATTTATGCTTATTATTTCCACTACCGGTTCCTATTATAGGTACGGGCACCCTCTGTGCCTGAGGacaggtacatacataagGCAAGGGACGGTACTGGAGATTGGCCACAATATAAGACAAGAACTGTACATTGGCTGCCCACATGATCATTTGGACTTTTTTCCTTGGTCATTTTTATATTAAGGCACTCGCGTAATATGTCTCATACATTTGTATAGTTCTgttctattctctttctccatctttaCAAGGTACGAAAGACTAAagtgcaaaaaaaaaaagtgtGTGTGGAGATCATGTGACCACGAGCCACAATTATTCACCCTCATAGAAAGAAGCAAGTCAAGTCAATCAACGTAActacatgtacatacaaaagaGGTATCAATACATCCTCCGGAGTTCACCAGAAATGACATCACTTGGAAGTTTTGCCTCAGATCACATATGAAGCCATTCAACGTGCTTCCCTAAAGCAACGTCTTACGTTCTGACGTCAATGGCAGTTTAGCCCTCGTACTGGCGCAAATCATTTCAATCAAATATACATCTATATTTTGACTGCACCAACCACCCAATACCAACAACTACTCATAGTCTAAACTCAACCCAATCAAACTAGGCTTAGCAGATTACAACATTACATCACAATCTTCAACATGTCCGAACAACATGGGTCCCGGACAGCCCCATCCTATCCCATCCCGTCTCGTCGCATCGTCACTGTCGAGCATCCGGCGATTATCAAGAATGTCGATAAAGCCATCGACACACTCCGGGGTAACACGGGGATCTCCAAGGTACGTATACCCCTATTTACAGGGCCCTGACATCAGCCCCTACTATAAGATCGCTTATCTCAGGATATCACGCTCACAACTGTCAGATCCTAAACCCCCCAAAAGCCGATTTCCCGGCTAATCTCTACCTCCGACCAGAGGATCCAATGTCAAGACCTATCCAATCAACCAGCTTGCCATccaacaacatcctcctGAAGGTGACCGTGCCTAGACGGACCGGTCGTAAGCGTAAGCGAGGATCAGATGAGCCGTTCACGGGTGTCCCTGTCTCGACACTTGGCCCTGAGTTTCAGCCTCGTCGCAGTGCAAGGGAGCTCCTGCGGAGCTTGAGCGATAATGTGGGCAGATATCAGATTGAGCCGGTCGGTCTGGTGAGCCGTACGCATGTGTTTCGAGGTTGGTTATAGCCTTACCCATTTCTGAGCTGTAGGGCTTGCGAACAAGTCGATGCTAATAGGGCTGTATAGGGATGCCGgactttgctttttcgagTACTGGTAGTTCATTCTCCAATCGGTTTCGGGAGCAAATTCTGCCTTTTGACTGTTTGTTTTGTCCCATTTTTTGGGTCTAGCGGTATGGAGACTAATAACATCGCAgatgagaagatgaagcaatTCAATCTAGATATGGCCAAAGGCATGTCATCAAATGTCGATATCATCCCACCTCCATCTTTCAGCCAGGGAGATATCCCATTCACCTACGCGTATGTCACCACCACACCAATAAATTCAATCCAAACCCATGCTAACCCCCAAAACCAGTTACCGCCAAAACCAAGCAGTCCGCCAATCGATCGACTCATCAGGCAACATAACAACAGTCAACACCCAAAAATCCACAAAAGTCCTAACACACCTAGTCTCCTACGACGTCCCGGAAGTACCCAGCAAACCAAACGAAAACACGCCACCACTAGAAACCCAAGACGCCACCCTCCGAGAAACAGTCGCCATCATCCGAGACCTCTTCGACAAGCGCCCAGCCTGGACCCGTCGTGGACTCCGCAACCACCTCAGCACAATCGAACAGCGATACGCCCTCCGACTCGCAATCCCCTACGTAGGCTACATCATGCGGTCCGGGCCCTGGCGCGACGCAATC
Proteins encoded in this window:
- a CDS encoding transcription factor TFIIIC subunit TFC1 (RNA polymerase III transcription factor (TF)IIIC subunit), producing the protein MSEQHGSRTAPSYPIPSRRIVTVEHPAIIKNVDKAIDTLRGNTGISKILNPPKADFPANLYLRPEDPMSRPIQSTSLPSNNILLKVTVPRRTGRKRKRGSDEPFTGVPVSTLGPEFQPRRSARELLRSLSDNVGRYQIEPVGLVSRTHGCRTLLFRVLVVHSPIGFGSKFCLLTVCFVPFFGSSGMETNNIADEKMKQFNLDMAKGMSSNVDIIPPPSFSQGDIPFTYAYRQNQAVRQSIDSSGNITTVNTQKSTKVLTHLVSYDVPEVPSKPNENTPPLETQDATLRETVAIIRDLFDKRPAWTRRGLRNHLSTIEQRYALRLAIPYVGYIMRSGPWRDAIIKFGHDPRTSPDYRPYQTVMFRILPKEADVARDGYAGRRHAVPRLNEPVTDPSTDLRSNTHIFTGQLPLPLDGRMWMFCDITDPLLRSIVFPAEEAPGFIRETCDTISDGWYGSGTLAKLKLIMRHKILGLIEERIPDDQDFARILSFPDYATPENVNTAFTLDASVVSTKELTMATEIRAMIKGTPSWRESTNQGQEQDATGKRGKSATGRRVQWRDATGEEESEGEEEAIEKQEILEAAVEEVMEAATSGVDEDGNDDTGESDGGEEIEESRPRRKSGSRR